A stretch of the Orcinus orca chromosome 1, mOrcOrc1.1, whole genome shotgun sequence genome encodes the following:
- the ICMT gene encoding protein-S-isoprenylcysteine O-methyltransferase yields the protein MAGCAARAPPGSEARLSLATFLLGASVLALPLLTRAGLQGRTGLALYVAGLNALLLLLYRPPRYQIAIRACFLGFVFGCGVLLSFSQSSWNHFGWYMCSLSLFHYSEYLVTAVNNPKSLSLDSFLLNHSVEYTVAALSSWIEFTLENIFWPELKQITWLSATGLLMVVFGECLRKAAMFTAGSNFNHVVQNEKSETHTLVTSGVYAWFRHPSYVGWFYWSIGTQVVLCNPICGVSYALTVWRFFRDRTEEEEISLIHFFGDEYLEYKKRVPTGLPFIKGVKVEL from the exons ATGGCGGGCTGCGCGGCGCGGGCTCCGCCGGGCTCCGAGGCGCGCCTCAGCCTCGCCACCTTCCTGCTGGGCGCCTCGGTGCTCGCGCTGCCACTGCTCACGCGCGCTGGCCTGCAGGGCCGCACCGGGCTGGCGCTCTACGTGGCTGGACTCAacgcgctgctgctgctgctctacCGGCCGCCGCGCTACCAG ATAGCCATCCGAGCCTGTTTCCTTGGCTTTGTGTTTGGCTGTGGAGTGCTACTCAGTTTTAGCCAGTCTTCTTGGAACCACTTTGGCTG gTATATGTGCTCCCTGTCATTGTTCCACTATTCTGAGTACTTAGTCACAGCAGTCAATAATCCCAAGAGTCTGTCCCTGGATTCCTTTCTCCTGAATCACAGTGTGGAGTATACAGTAGCAGCCCTTTCCTCTTGGATAGAGTTCACACTTGAAAATATCTTCTGGCCAG AACTGAAGCAGATCACCTGGCTCAGCGCCACGGGGCTGCTGATGGTGGTCTTTGGAGAGTGTCTGCGGAAAGCGGCGATGTTTACAGCTGGTTCCAATTTCAACCACGTGGTGCAGAATGAAAAGTCAGAAACCCACACTCTGGTGACAAGCGGAGTATACGCTTGGTTCCGGCATCCTTCTTATGTTGGGTGGTTCTACTGGAGTATCGGAACCCAG GTGGTGCTGTGTAACCCCATCTGCGGCGTGAGCTACGCTCTGACAGTGTGGCGCTTCTTCCGCGACCggacagaggaggaggagatctcgctgattcacttttttggaGACGAGTACCTGGAGTATAAGAAGCGGGTGCCCACGGGCCTGCCTTTCATAAAGGGGGTCAAGGTGGAGCTATGA